The following coding sequences lie in one Isoptericola variabilis 225 genomic window:
- a CDS encoding bifunctional rhamnulose-1-phosphate aldolase/short-chain dehydrogenase produces the protein MTNETVTSLVERSNRLGADPRNTNYAGGNTSAKGVEKDPVTGQDVELLWVKGSGGDLGTLTEKGLAVLRLDRLRALQDVYPGVEREDEMVAAFDYCLHGKGGAAPSIDTAMHGLVDAAHVDHLHPDAGIAIATAVDGPELTAKIFGGKVVWVPWRRPGFQLGLDIAAIKAQHPEAIGTVLGGHGITAWGDTSEEAERNSLWIIETAAAYIEANGRREPFGPVLPGYEPLPAEERRLKAAALAPHLRAIASHDNPQVGHYTDSDVVLDFVSREAHPRLAELGTSCPDHFLRTKVKPLVVDLPATASVEEIVERLPELHEAYRADYTAYYERGAAEARARGEEPPAMRGADPAIVLVPGVGMFSYGADKQTARVAGEFYVNAINVMRGAEALSRYQPIDESEKFRIEYWALEEAKLQRRPKPKPLATRIAFVTGAASGIGRAIADRLASEGACVVIADLDAEKAQGVAAEIGSADVAIGVAANVADEAAVQAALREAVLAFGGVDIVVNNAGLSLSKSLFDTTEADWDLQHDVMAKGSFLVSKNAARILVDQKLGGDIVYISSKNSVFAGPNNIAYSATKADQAHQVRLLAAELGEHGIKVNGINPDGVVRGSGIFASGWGANRAKTYGIPEEDLGKFYAQRTLLKREVLPEHVANAVYALCTSDFSHTTGLHVPVDAGVAQAFLR, from the coding sequence CAACTACGCCGGCGGCAACACGTCCGCCAAGGGCGTCGAGAAGGACCCGGTCACCGGGCAGGACGTCGAGCTGCTGTGGGTCAAGGGCTCGGGCGGCGACCTGGGCACGCTGACCGAGAAGGGCCTGGCGGTGCTGCGGCTCGACCGCCTGCGCGCGCTGCAGGACGTCTACCCCGGCGTCGAGCGCGAGGACGAGATGGTCGCCGCGTTCGACTACTGCCTTCACGGCAAGGGCGGCGCCGCGCCGAGCATCGACACGGCCATGCACGGCCTCGTCGACGCCGCGCACGTCGACCACCTGCACCCCGACGCCGGCATCGCCATCGCGACCGCCGTCGACGGCCCCGAGCTGACCGCGAAGATCTTCGGCGGCAAGGTCGTGTGGGTGCCGTGGCGCCGACCCGGCTTCCAGCTCGGTCTCGACATCGCCGCGATCAAGGCGCAGCACCCCGAGGCGATCGGCACCGTGCTCGGCGGCCACGGCATCACCGCGTGGGGCGACACCTCCGAGGAGGCCGAGCGCAACTCGCTCTGGATCATCGAGACCGCCGCGGCGTACATCGAGGCGAACGGTCGCCGCGAGCCGTTCGGCCCCGTGCTGCCCGGGTACGAGCCGCTGCCCGCAGAGGAGCGCCGGCTCAAGGCCGCCGCCCTGGCGCCGCACCTGCGCGCGATCGCGTCGCACGACAACCCGCAGGTCGGGCACTACACCGACTCCGACGTCGTGCTCGACTTCGTCTCCCGCGAGGCGCACCCCCGCCTGGCCGAGCTCGGCACGTCCTGCCCCGACCACTTCCTCCGCACCAAGGTCAAGCCGCTCGTGGTCGACCTGCCGGCCACGGCGAGCGTCGAGGAGATCGTCGAGCGCCTGCCCGAGCTGCACGAGGCCTACCGCGCCGACTACACCGCGTACTACGAGCGCGGCGCGGCCGAGGCGCGGGCCCGCGGCGAGGAGCCGCCGGCGATGCGTGGCGCGGACCCCGCGATCGTGCTCGTGCCGGGCGTCGGCATGTTCTCCTACGGCGCCGACAAGCAGACGGCGCGCGTCGCCGGCGAGTTCTACGTCAACGCGATCAACGTCATGCGCGGCGCCGAGGCGCTCTCGCGGTACCAGCCGATCGACGAGTCGGAGAAGTTCCGCATCGAGTACTGGGCTCTCGAGGAGGCCAAGCTGCAGCGCCGGCCCAAGCCCAAGCCGCTCGCGACGCGCATCGCGTTCGTGACCGGCGCGGCGTCGGGCATCGGCAGGGCGATCGCCGATCGTCTCGCGTCCGAGGGCGCGTGCGTCGTCATCGCGGACCTCGACGCGGAGAAGGCGCAGGGTGTCGCGGCCGAGATCGGGTCGGCCGACGTCGCGATCGGGGTCGCGGCGAACGTCGCCGACGAGGCCGCCGTCCAGGCCGCGCTGCGCGAGGCCGTCCTGGCGTTCGGCGGCGTCGACATCGTCGTCAACAACGCAGGCCTGTCGCTGAGCAAGTCGCTCTTCGACACGACCGAGGCCGACTGGGACCTCCAGCACGACGTCATGGCCAAGGGCTCGTTCCTCGTGTCCAAGAACGCCGCGCGCATCCTCGTCGACCAGAAGCTCGGCGGCGACATCGTCTACATCTCGTCGAAGAACTCGGTCTTCGCCGGCCCGAACAACATCGCCTACTCGGCGACCAAGGCCGACCAGGCGCACCAGGTGCGTCTGCTCGCCGCCGAGCTCGGCGAGCACGGGATCAAGGTCAACGGCATCAACCCCGACGGCGTCGTGCGCGGCTCGGGCATCTTCGCCTCCGGGTGGGGCGCGAACCGGGCCAAGACCTACGGCATCCCCGAGGAGGACCTGGGCAAGTTCTACGCCCAGCGCACGCTGCTCAAGCGCGAGGTGCTCCCGGAGCACGTCGCCAACGCCGTCTACGCGCTGTGCACGTCCGACTTCTCGCACACCACGGGTCTGCACGTCCCCGTCGACGCCGGCGTCGCGCAGGCCTTCCTGCGATGA